A region from the Chionomys nivalis chromosome 22, mChiNiv1.1, whole genome shotgun sequence genome encodes:
- the Il1rn gene encoding interleukin-1 receptor antagonist protein isoform X2, producing the protein MTAAQAEAACRPSRRRPCKMQAFRIWDINQKTFYLRNNQLIAGYLQGPNTKLEEKIDMVTTDLQNVFLGIHGGKLCLSCIKSGDDIKLQLEEVNITDLSMNKEQDKRFTFIRSEKGPTTSFESAACRGWFLCTALEADRPVSLTNTPEEPLTVTKFYFQEDQ; encoded by the exons ATGACAGCAGCACAGGCCG AAGCAGCCTGCCGCCCTTCTAGGAGAAGACCCTGCAAGATGCAAGCTTTCAG AATCTGGGATATTAACCAGAAGACCTTCTATCTGAGGAATAACCAACTCATTGCTGGCTACTTACAAGGACCAAATACTAAATTAGAAG AGAAGATAGACATGGTCACTACCGACCTTCAAAATGTGTTCTTGGGGATCCACGGCGGGAAGCTGTGCCTGTCCTGTATCAAGTCTGGAGATGATATCAAGCTCCAGCTGGAG GAAGTTAACATCACCGACctgagcatgaacaaggaacaaGACAAGCGCTTCACCTTCATCCGCTCAGAGAAAGGCCCCACCACCAGCTTTGAGTCAGCCGCCTGTCGAGGCTGGTTCCTCTGCACAGCATTAGAGGCTGACCGGCCTGTCAGCCTCACCAACACACCCGAAGAACCCCTTACAGTCACCAAGTTCTACTTCCAGGAGGACCAATAG
- the Il1rn gene encoding interleukin-1 receptor antagonist protein isoform X1 gives MELCSRRYRHLISLLLFLLCHSEAACRPSRRRPCKMQAFRIWDINQKTFYLRNNQLIAGYLQGPNTKLEEKIDMVTTDLQNVFLGIHGGKLCLSCIKSGDDIKLQLEEVNITDLSMNKEQDKRFTFIRSEKGPTTSFESAACRGWFLCTALEADRPVSLTNTPEEPLTVTKFYFQEDQ, from the exons ATGGAACTCTGCAGCAGACGGTACCGTCACTtaatctctctccttctcttccttctatgTCATTCAGAAGCAGCCTGCCGCCCTTCTAGGAGAAGACCCTGCAAGATGCAAGCTTTCAG AATCTGGGATATTAACCAGAAGACCTTCTATCTGAGGAATAACCAACTCATTGCTGGCTACTTACAAGGACCAAATACTAAATTAGAAG AGAAGATAGACATGGTCACTACCGACCTTCAAAATGTGTTCTTGGGGATCCACGGCGGGAAGCTGTGCCTGTCCTGTATCAAGTCTGGAGATGATATCAAGCTCCAGCTGGAG GAAGTTAACATCACCGACctgagcatgaacaaggaacaaGACAAGCGCTTCACCTTCATCCGCTCAGAGAAAGGCCCCACCACCAGCTTTGAGTCAGCCGCCTGTCGAGGCTGGTTCCTCTGCACAGCATTAGAGGCTGACCGGCCTGTCAGCCTCACCAACACACCCGAAGAACCCCTTACAGTCACCAAGTTCTACTTCCAGGAGGACCAATAG